actggaatgcgttacctagggaggtggtggaatctccttccttagaggtttttaaggtccggcttgacaaagccctggctgggatgatttagttggggttggtcctgctttgagcagggggttggactagatacctcctgaggtctcttccaactctgatattctatgatagggCAGGAAGAGTCCAGTGATGCAATGTTCTGCACACTTCCACTCCCCCAACGGCCAGCGCCCCTCCCCGGGATTCAGTGGGGCTGTGTCTAACGTGCAGGCCAGgggagcacttgggaatttcaCACTCTCTCTTTCCTCGCAGCTGGACCCGCAGGCTGTGCCGACCAAGAACTGGCACATGGACGtgattgagatgaatggggtagGTAATCCGAGGGGCGGCCTCTCTCGGGGTGAGGGTCGGGTACTGGCAATGCGCCTGCACTCGAGCTCACGCTGGCTTCCCCCCTTTCATCCCCCGCTGGCTAGGAGAGCCGGGCTTCCCAGGTCACTCTGGAGACACCTGGCCAGGGTGCATTGCTGCCCACTTGCCCAGGGTCCGtcagctccctgccctcctctgggCCAGGTCCCTGCCTGTGGCTGTGCCAAGCGCTGTGGTGACAGCCCTCTGTGCCTCCCTCAGATCAAGGTGGAGTTCTCCATGAAGTTCACGAGCCGGGACATGAGCCTGAAGAGGACCCCGTCCAAAAAGCAGACTGGCGTCTTCGGGGTGAAAATCAGCGTTGTGACAAAGTAAGTCCCTGGCGCCAGGGGGCGACCCATGCGTAGCCCCGAGCTCGGAGGCGCTTCCCTTCCCCTCGGCCCAAAACGAGCAGGCTGCTGGGTCGCCCAGGCTGGGGCCCTCCCTGCGTGTGCCGCCTCCACAACACGTCCAACCTGAGCGATGGGCTTCCAGCCGGAGTCAGCAACATGCTGCCAAGCGGGTCCATGTCCCTCCCTACCGCTGCGTGTGCGAGGAAGCCCTGTGCACGGCCCGCACCCCAGCGCTGCTCTCGGCTCAGACTGCGGGCTGTCCccgtcccttcccttcccccggAGCAGAGCAGGTGCGTCCCCGTCCTCAACAGAAGCTGAGTCTCTGCTCCACGGCTCAGCCCAGGATTGGGGGGCTGGGCtcttgcccctcccctgccccttcacTCTGATTTGccatttccccagccagagcAGAGGGTGCCGCTTCCACCGCCTGCCCCGTGTGCTTGGCACCGTGGCTGTTTGAAGCGCAGGGGCCTGGATGTCTCACTCCCGCTGCTCtggtctcctctccccccccccctccccccccaggcggGAGCGCTCCAAGGTGCCGTACATCGTGCGGCAGTGCGtcgaggaggtggagaagagaggcATTGAGGAGGTCGGCATCTACCGGATCTCGGGGGTCGCCACAGACATCCAGGCGCTGAAGGCAGCCTTCGATGCAAGTAAGTGACAGGGAAATGGCTCCCCCCGCCACTGCTCACAGTGCTGCCCTCGGGGGCGGCTGAAATCCTGCGCACGCACATCTTGCTGAGCTGGGCGAGGTGGGGCACAGATTGGTTGTGGAAAGAACAGCTGGGTCCTCCTGCACCATTGCTTGGAGTCAGCAGGCGCAGCGGTCCCTCTGCTTGGACGCCGGAGATCCCTGGGATAAATGGCTAGCGAGGCCTGAGCCCAGAGCCCTTCTGGGAAGGGGAGCGCATTGGCTGAGCCCTGCAAAGCCAGTCCTTGCCAGCTCCCCTCTGTTCCATGTTCCCTTGAATCCTAACGGCCTGAAAACCAGCGACTTGGTTAACATGATTTTAGGTGTAAAAAATGCGCAGACATGTCCGCGAAGGGGCTTAGTGACCCATGGTGAGATTGCAGTTGGGAGCACGTGTGCTGTGTGCTGTCAACGTTCGAGCCAGACCAAGGCTAATGGTGGTATTGCCCTTCCATGTGAGGCAGCTGTGGGGAAATGGTCGCTGATCGAGCTAACCACAGACACCGGGCAGctaccagccccagccctgctctcctcCGTGCCTCTGCAGAGGACATCAATACAGCCATCGTTAACCTGGCTTTGTCCTGCCCTGGGCTCTCCTTCCAATCTGCGTCCCTGCTGGGCTGCTCTCAAGGAAGCACAGAGCCAGGAGAACCTCCCAAGAGGTTGGCAAGCTCTTCCCCGTTCAGCTTGGTCTGAGAACAGGCTGCAAAGCAgagctggctatgccactgccAGTATCCCCATTTCTCTCCCTGGCCCAGCACCACCATGGCTTACGCTCAGTGCGGCAGAATTAAAGATCAcaaccctgtcccagccccttcGCTCTCCACCACTAGGAGGCGGTGTGGCGCAGAACCAAACAAGGCAATAACACTCTCTGCTGTTTCTCGGGAATCCCTTCCTccgctgcagctgcctctgggctggAGCACAGCAGCTCTTTGGCAGCGCACAGGAGCACCGTGCAGCAGGTTAGGGCAGGAAATGGGAGAAGGATCATTCTTTGCATTTGTGTGCAGAGCCCCCCACTGCTCAGTCAGTGAGGTGAGTACTGATTCGCAGCTGGAGAGAGGGGTATGCACTAGCCATTGGGCAGCATTACCTCCCGAGAGCTGCGCCTCTGGCCAGAGCCTTGAGTGCCAGAGTTTAGTGCCCTGGGGGAGCTGGCAGGACTCAGGAGCCCGCTCGCTgcactggctgggctgggctgggccgggccgggccagcgtcctGATGGTCTGGGGGCGTTTCCCATGGCAGATAACAAGGACATCCTGGTGATGCTGAGCGACATGGACATCAACGCCATCGCGGGCACCCTGAAGCTGTACTTCCGCGAGCTCCCCGAGCCCCTCCTCACAGACCGACTGTACCCTGCTTTCATGGAGGGGATAGGTAAGCTGAGCCCACAGCTCCAGACACCAGTGGGTGCTGGGGGCTTTGCAGCAGGGTGGAAACAGCCCAAACCCCAGTCAGACGCGTGCTGCCCCGGGCCATGCAGGGAGGCCTGGCTGGCTCCTGAGACTGGATCCTCTGCCCCATCACCGtaacctccttccccccccctgcTCCACAGCCTGCTCTTGGGAGGGCTGGTTCCTGCTGAGACACCAGGGGTCAGACCAGGGTCCCGCACCAGACCTCTGCGGTGGGTGGCTGTGGGACAGGCTGCTAGTTGGAGGCAGGCTCCTGCCTGGAGGTGAGAGGTTTAGAGTCATTCCAGTGACCCCAGCATAcccccagccagggggctcccAGCCAGACTCAACCGGGGCTCGTGGGCTCCGGGAAGCCTTGGGGCTGCTCAGTGCTCGCAGGGTCCTCCCAGCCCAGGCTGAGCTCTCTCCTTGTCTCCAGCGCTCTCGGATCCCGCCGCCAAGGAGAACTGCATGATGCACCTTCTCCGGTCGCTGCCCGACCCCAACCTCATCACTTTCCTCTTCCTGCTGGAACACTTGAAAAGGTAATGCTGGGGACGCCGGTCCTGGCGGGGGACGGGACAGAGAatgctcttctccccacaggaaTGGGGCCGCCCGCGTGCTGCGTTGTGCAGGAGAACGTCGTTCTAGGACAGAACCCACGAGCGGCTGGGCTTGCAGTGCCCAGCAGCCCTAGTGACGCCCTGGGGAACGCAGCCCCGGGGAGGACGCTCATGCGGTGGGGCTGCTTGGACCCAGGCACtgagccccagctctgcagcgaCTATGTCGGCGCTGTTCTCCAAGAGCTGGGCTAGCTTCTCTGCGCTGTTCAATACAGCGCTCGCTGGCTGTCAGCTTTGGGGGAGCCTCTCTCCTGGCACTGGGTAGAGGAGAGCTGGAGCTGGGTCTTTGGCAGCTCCTGGTGATCTGTGTGGCCTTTCCCGGCACTCCAGTCCCCCTGCAGAGCTCTCTGGCAGCCCTGGAACGTGGCTGTTGGTAGCCGGGCTTGGCAGGGATTTTAATCGCTCAGCTCAGGCAGAAACGTCCCCGCTTCCCTGTCCCCTTCTAGACCCCTCACGGCAGAGCTGTGGGCAGGGCTCTGATCCGTCCAGGGCAGTTCTCGGGCCTTCCAAAGCGACAGTGGTTCGTGGTCACTGCCCTTGCTCCGAGATGGGCGCTGGAGTTCCTGCTGCCGTGTCTGAGCTCTGCGAAAGCGGGGCGGTGGGAGGGGCGCAGTGGCTAGTGCCCCTGGCAGGGGCAGTTGTGGGTACGGCTCCTGCTGCCGAGGACATGGAACTGCTCTGGGCTCTGGCTCCAGGCACAGGGCTGGCCAGACGGCGCGGGGGAAGCTGGACGTGGGCTCGAGGTCTCATGTTACTTGCGTCAGGAGGCATTTTTCTCTCTGGTTTATTTAAGATCACACAGGGAACAGAGtgagctcggggagggggcaggcagggagtgagCGAAGgagctgctgggaaaggctggTTGGTTTCCAGCCTGAAAACTGGGCACATCTGGTCCCTGGACCGCGCTCAGCGTGTGCTGGGGGAGCACAGCTGCCTCCGAAGACGGCAATGTTGTGATGCTAGTTTCCCTGGCGCCGGAGGGCTTTGCAGAAcatcagggggaggggggctttcaCGGGGCACCGGCACATCGTACTGGCTAAGACAgcagcacagggctggcagcACAACCCCCAGCGGCTGCTGAGCCAACGAATCGGGTCCCGTCTCCAGCGGGAGGTGGACAGAGCCCTGCAGTGCGCCCAGCCTGTCCCCCACAGATGCTGTGGCCAGCAGTGCTCCGCCCGTGGGGGCAGATTGGAAAGGGGCTGagagcagctcagctcactgctcccctcccctgctctgtccaggggagcgtgagtggctctgggagccctgcacccagccaggcagcctgcgagggcagctctggggtggctCCGGATCCACCTCTGCAGTGAACtgactctccccctccctgcccccccacgcAGGGTTGCCGAAAAGGAGCCCATCAACAAAATGTCCCTTCACAACCTGGCCACGGTCTTTGGCCCAACACTGCTGAGACCCTCCGAGGTGGAGAGCAAAGGACACCTCACCTTGGCCTCTGACATCTGGTCCCACGACGTTATGGCACAGGTATGGGGGCCGACCGCT
This is a stretch of genomic DNA from Chrysemys picta bellii isolate R12L10 chromosome 19, ASM1138683v2, whole genome shotgun sequence. It encodes these proteins:
- the ABR gene encoding active breakpoint cluster region-related protein isoform X5, encoding MTEVLVQPDCKLSSVCEHLEHCCLERLEEPGGKRPSNTGARLWGRVRSKLLRQKLDPQAVPTKNWHMDVIEMNGIKVEFSMKFTSRDMSLKRTPSKKQTGVFGVKISVVTKRERSKVPYIVRQCVEEVEKRGIEEVGIYRISGVATDIQALKAAFDANNKDILVMLSDMDINAIAGTLKLYFRELPEPLLTDRLYPAFMEGIALSDPAAKENCMMHLLRSLPDPNLITFLFLLEHLKRVAEKEPINKMSLHNLATVFGPTLLRPSEVESKGHLTLASDIWSHDVMAQVQVLLYYLQHPPISFAELKRNTLYFSTDV